The stretch of DNA ACGAGGCAGTGGAAGGCCATCTTGCTGGGCGCCGCCGCCGTGCTCGCCGCGGCGTCGTATGCGTGCGGTTCCGTGGTTTCTTTGATCACAACCAACTTCATTAGGACACACAGAAGATTGTAAATAAGCAGAGGCCGGGATAAGATCATACTGTCAGCGCATTTTAATTTAGTCAGCTAGAAACACttctccatttttacccttgtttaTATATCTATACTAGCATCATTTTGCCATCAGAAATTGCATGGCAAGACGAGTTCATAAACCGAAACTGGATTTTTAACTTCTCAAGAACACTTTCTTCCACGTAGTGTATATGTAAAAAAAAAATAGCTATGCAATAAAAAAAATAGAGTGAGTCTGTTCAGATTACCGAAATCATGAAAATAACATACAGCGCATGCATTTCATTCATTCGCACTTAGGCAACACACCAATGAAACAGAGATAGATCAACTTCAATATATATACAACCAAAGACCGTATCTTCACTGTTGAAATACTGGCAACAATGCCTTAGGTCACACATTATGCAGACCAGACTCAACAACGTCACACAAACACCGGCTCCTTGCCATGGGTTTGCTTACACAATATTACAGACCAGAATACAGATAGTCAGCTTAGCCATCACAGCCAAAACACGTTCGATACGATACAATACGTAGGTGGCTCCAATCAGATGATGCACTAGCAGGTAACCAGGTCGATCTAGAACTCCCTGTCTGGGAACAGGAGGGGAGCAACAAGGGACCAGATGAACAGACCTGCTGTTGCCCACTGGGTCGCGATCCTGACCCAGACAGACGGCCACCCGACATCGACAAGCTTTCCGCTCTCGCCAACCGAGGTCGACCAGCCAGTCAGGAGCATCGCTGAGTACATGCTTGCCAGGGAGAAGATGAGGTGGAAGAACGAGTAGGAGTATGTCACCGGCTTTGGCACGTCCTTAGTCTCCTCCTCGTCCGCTTTGCTGAAGGGGAGCAGTGGCTTGTCGGCACCTGAAAGAAACACCGGTGAATTTAGCAAGTTgcaacacgcacgcacacacactacATAATTAATTAATTCAGTGGCCAGAGAACAAAATCCAACCGGCGCGTGGTGAGTCTGGTGCTGAGAGCACGGTTGCAGAAGAGCCAGCACGAACAGCAGAGTAGACCACAGAAAGGATGGTGGTACATAATCCCAACGTAAGGCTACCAGTTGACATAGCTTTGGAGTGATTGTGAAGCCCGTTGCACTCATAATCCCTTGGCTCACTGGAGAGTCCGCTGTAGCACAAGTATGTGCAGTAAAGGCCTATAACTGATGCAGGCAGCAAGCTTCCATTGACCTGCCCAAACCATAAACCCCAAATTAATCCTTCTTATAAACCAAAAAAACTATCATAGCACAGTACAATAGACCAATAGCATCGATTGCTTGTATCCTAACTAGTAGCTAAAAGTCCTAAAAGAAATCTAAGGAGCAGATCTACATAGCAATTACCGTAATGCACAAAGACAATCATGTGATTTTCATGGCATAACAGTGAGCAAAAACATTATGGATCAACCAAACATGACAGTAACAAAAGCTAAGTTGTAGGAGAATGTGAAAATAAGAATACCTTTGGGTGCAGCGCAACAATAGCGAACACAAAAACAAGAATCAGTGTGGAGACAATGAAGAACATATTGAGTCCGCAGTCCTGCCCCGATGGAGTGAACCAGTGAAAGAGTAGACCCGAGAAAGCGAATGAGCCAATATAACAAACAACCGATACAACCAACAGAGCCATGTACCTACATTGATGAAGAGTAAGTAAAAATATATTTTGAACAGAACTAAGATGCATTCCTTAAACCAATGGAAACACGGCTAACTGAAGGACGAAGACAAGGTACCCACCAGAACTGTTCATCTTTAGC from Triticum dicoccoides isolate Atlit2015 ecotype Zavitan chromosome 6A, WEW_v2.0, whole genome shotgun sequence encodes:
- the LOC119318276 gene encoding probable serine incorporator, which gives rise to MWAASCLASCCAACACEACRTAVGSIGRRSARIAYCGLFALSLLASWVLREVAAPLLQSIPWINHFHKTPGREWFETDAVLRVSLGNFLFFTILAAIMAGIKDQKDPRDKVHHGGWMAKIFCWVVIVFLMFFVPNGVVSFYESISKFGSGLFLLVQVVLLLDFVHGWNENWVAKDEQFWYMALLVVSVVCYIGSFAFSGLLFHWFTPSGQDCGLNMFFIVSTLILVFVFAIVALHPKVNGSLLPASVIGLYCTYLCYSGLSSEPRDYECNGLHNHSKAMSTGSLTLGLCTTILSVVYSAVRAGSSATVLSAPDSPRAGADKPLLPFSKADEEETKDVPKPVTYSYSFFHLIFSLASMYSAMLLTGWSTSVGESGKLVDVGWPSVWVRIATQWATAGLFIWSLVAPLLFPDREF